In Hyperolius riggenbachi isolate aHypRig1 chromosome 1, aHypRig1.pri, whole genome shotgun sequence, the genomic window aaaggcattttatttataatgaaaatatgtatttattttaattgtattattatttattattttatttattaaaatatttaGTATTGTATttagaatataaaaaaaagaaagaaaaacaatagCAGAAAACGTAGGAAAAAatatgaattggatcaggcccattacGCATCCACCAACAATATGTCAGCACAGAATTGTTAAGAATAGTATAGTGCAATATGCCAGATGTGTCACATGGTATTGTCAAAGGCTGGGGATGTATTCAGTGGTATTGCTACAGACCTATGGATCCCAGCACAAAATGTGCACAGCAAACTCCAACACTATAAGAAATGCATGATACagaccacaaaaaaataaaataaaaaagtaaaaaaaacagtcACTGTGTGGCAGAGGTGTAATCATGGAAAAGGGAATGGATTGTTAATAAGTAATACTATTCAaaccacatatagaggtgatcattaccactgCAGCACCAATACAATCTAATGCAGTGACTGGAGGAAGGCCTCTCGTGGACCTCAGATCCAggggtagtgatggtcatgtctaggagaactcatggacatGGACAAGCATGTGATTAGTTTGGTCAGATGTTAAATATGTAAGTATCTGATtcactagtcatgatcatgtgctaaaatagggaagagctttgcaaatctatcagctgataaaacaaatgacatgcttctccatgagttctcctagacatgaccatcactgttCAGGGCTCTGTGTAGTCACAatctctgcatctcctattgcaaTGAAACTGCCCATATATTTTTTAGAAACCACTTTTTTTCTGTAGAATTTAATACaagtaaaataaacaaaaaacatattaaaaaaagaagaGACAGCAAAATGACAGCAGGTTGGTGGATGCAAACTGCAGGAGTTGATTTGGCAATAGCAAATGGCTGGTTGAGTAGATTGTAAAAACGATGTTGATCTTTACGAAGAACTGTTAGATGGAAGCTACAATGATTCAGCACAGCTGTAACAATGATGCACATGATTTAATGGAGATGAAAGAGAAAATGTCACTGTGTGATGTACAATCACTTGATGCAATTTTATGTTATGTGTCTGATTAATAAAAGTGTCTACAATAATTCACTGCTTGATGAATCAGCCTCACAAACTCTATGGAGTGATGTCTTCAGAGATGGCATGTTCAGTTTAATGTTTATTTATGGCAGGAAGCTTTGTAAATTTATCTGTGTTCTGTTGCTCAATTAACATTGATAATTGTGCTTACTTAGAATGATTTATTGCAGCTTGGAATATTGTAAGAACTCAGTGAAGTGCATTGTATCAGCTGTATTAATAAGCATGCTGCCAAAGGGATAGACTTTACAGTCAGGATGTAAATGGAACCTTGAAAAATATTGATATTATTGAAAAGTCGCATACAAACTGCTGTCTGCTATAATCTTGCCAACTGTGAGAAGTATTTCTTATCATGACAAATTTAAGCCACTTTTCCGAATCATGACAAAATGAAATGTGGATTCGCAGGTCACTATAAATACAGCTGATGGATGCACAAAAATGTAGCTGTGCGCAAAAAGGTCAACATTTTAATATGTATCTTTAGTGATGCTTTATATAATAAAGCTTGCAATCAAGCCAGGCGCATTCCCGGCCACACTGTACCTGGCTAGTAGCTCTGAACAATCATGGGCATTTTATTTACGCCTGATAAGAGGCTTCATTCCATATAAGGACACTTGTAATTTCAACTAGCGCTGCCCAGCCTCAGATGGTCTTGAGTGAAGAAacgacttaaagcggaatataaccctggatTTCaaatttgctctaaaacattatttacagcatattatatgcaaccagcattttttttttttactagaccagcattggaagggttacacacacagctttaaagttcctggagagaactgctgccgcatccgaagtttagatagatacatttaagcaaaacaaaatgtaacaactgtggaatgtgactcaccctctctgactgtgcaggagttggaggacagccaaagagtgtgtaacattcctcacttggtacattttgtttacttaaatgtatctatctaatcttcagcagttctctccatgaactttaaagctctgtgtgtaacccttccaatgctggtctagtaaaaaaaaaatgctggttgcatataatatgctgtaaataatgttttagagcaaagttgaaatgcagtgttatattccgctttaaagaggtactgtagtgaaaaatgccataatgaataaaaattgcttatttttttacaatatttatttatagatttataGATTAGTTAgtaaatgtttgcccattgtaaaatcttacttctccccgatttacattctgaaatgtttgGGCTTCTCTGGACAACCCCGATACTTGGAGGAGAAAGTCTCTGGAGTAAGTAATCCGGCCTGCTTTCAGCTTTTTCTCTGGGATTGCTTCCGGTTTGGGATTCATCATCTCATTGAATGAGCACCACAGATTGTAGTGCTCCATAAAGTCTTCCTTATAGCAATCCTTACATTCAGCCCGAAAATTCACCATAAGTAGGGGAGCCTTTTTGGGTACAAAGCGACGAATGGGTCTAGCTGGATGAAGAGATTTGCCTATGAATTTTTTTACTTCCATGTCATTGCTGAGAAATTGGCTCCAACCTTCCCACAGTGGCAGCCCGCCATGGCTTGGGATGTGTCCGCCGGTCCTGCATGCCATGCCGTCGCCTCTCTCTCCACTGCAGCTGCCACAGAACATCTCCCCTCATGTCAGGTGTGGCTCCTCTTCAGCCAATAGCAGCATGCCTGAGCATGTATCACAGGTCACATCTTTAGTTTTgcaaggtgatctgtgcggaatgttcgtcCCTAAGAGTTCtacacacagagggagatattgcttgcttagcagttggaaaaaaagtGGTTATTTCCCCccaatgcagtgaggttcacagacagcaaactgtctggaccatggtcatgacatcacactgtgggaggggtttcaccacaatatcagccacacagacatcaCCATCCCCGCCCCCGAGGATCTAATTgaagaaaggtaaagatttctcatgggaataggataaagttcaatccttggttaaagtttctcctgaaaacagatctgaactcagaacttcctctctgctccaaaaaactaacagcataataacatttaaagaaagccatttatttgttacagctgatactaatcctgcaataaatctacttcctgcttttatggatgcagatatagggttaacatactgtgtttacaaattagctgctctgctgaagcagccagctgacacagctgagagatcagattaaagttgtgattagtcatagatgagggagaattcgacaggctaaactctctaaatacatacacggtgcatttctcgctgctttccttctgtcctatgcaaaagttctgatccactttaaagaggaaaatTACTTGATACATATATATGTTACAAACACTGTACGAAATtccggcattctatagaatgcctgaccaTTTTAGTCAAAGTGTGAAATGTCTGTTTTTCTTACGTACTTTGCCTagccattctatagaatgcctaaaTTTCAtactttgcctgtaacatatACAGTAAATGTACAACTGACCCGCCTGTAGatgtgagtggtctctctcctctcctgttatgtctgcagctctctttctcttccttactTTAGTTTTTCAGTGCTCTCTTGTCTTTGCCTCTGCTTTGCTTTGTCAGTCTaaccaatggctggtctcttctttAGTCTCTGCCTCTAttttctcacaaaaaaaaaaatcatgcttatTTCTTGCTGCAAGTAGTATCATGActctaaacttattttttttgctgctcctccccctcactagccttcaactaCCAAAagcccaactgccatttttccccCTGCACATgtccagcttttctctcctctttcctgctcatggggTCCCCCTGTTGACAGCACCTGAAGGCTCCTTCTTCACAGCAGCACTCCACAAACACTAAATATCAGCATGCATGcacccatcatcatcatcatcactagcCTCACTGACAGCATAGATATGCAGTTGTTACagccaaaggctatcattcataaagcatttccgcatgcggaaatgcttaaaacagctgactttaccgatcactcagcaagttcggcattcataaagcctctttctgcatga contains:
- the LOC137561577 gene encoding uncharacterized protein C8orf88-like, with product MACRTGGHIPSHGGLPLWEGWSQFLSNDMEVKKFIGKSLHPARPIRRFVPKKAPLLMVNFRAECKDCYKEDFMEHYNLWCSFNEMMNPKPEAIPEKKLKAGRITYSRDFLLQVSGLSREAQTFQNVNRGEVRFYNGQTFTN